TGTGCAGTTTGCAGGCTGTGTGCAATttgcagccctgccagggtCTCTTTGAGTCATGATGTGTGGGCCACAAACAGCCTCATCTTCTATGCCAGCTATAGCCTACATGGCTGGGAGAGTTTATTTCTCTTTGGCAATTTGTATTCATTTGTTCTCCAAGAAAACAAGGCTTCAGGGAGAACTTTTGCTAAGCACCTTATAGATGTTCCTGTGCACCGACTCAACGTACAGTTTTGTTCCTCCCCTGTCTCTTTCACTGGGATAGCACTGGATTGGGTATCTGAAGCCtgcttttccttaaaaaaaaagaccaaaaaaaaagtattgtgTAACCATTAATGATTTGTTATTGTGTCTGGGAGCCACTGTGCTTCAGGACTTTGCTCTAATGGTGCTTTCACAAGAAAGAACTAATTTGACTAACTTTATTAATTCCAGTTTGTTTTAAGTTTGCTCATTAGTAATTTAACGCAAGATGCTTCTGCTGAAGAGGCCATGTCAGGAcaaggaagagcagagggaaagtGCCAGGAATCATTAGTGTTTATTAACCACTGCACTCATCAATCTTGACTAAGAGCACAGCCCATTCGTTCTGGACTGGTGGACTGAGATACAGAAATATCATTAACAGTGGAAGATGCTTCTTTCCAGGTCAGTCTGCAATGGGCAGGCATCCAGACAACACCCCTGCCCCCAGCCCAAACCTTCCCAGCCTCTCATTGCTCTGCTCCCAGTCCAGCCTGAGCTGACAGCTCAGCAGCCCAGTGGAAGGAGGAAGCCCTGCCCTTAGCCAGCCATAGTATCAATTAACACATACAGCACTTTGGTCCCCAGTAAGCATTACTGAAAGGTTAAGTGTTGTtatgaagggtttttttaattgcttttcagaTTATTAAATGATTAATACTTTTGTGCTTTGCTGGATCAGGTCCGGCACCTTGTGCTGGCAGCTCACTGCAATTCTTGAAATGTTAAAATGCaaaggtttcttttcttctgtttggaCAAAGCGTTTAATAACCAATTTCAGCACCTGCAAGGCATTGAGCTGATGACTCAGAGCTCTGACCTGTGGTTTGGGGCTGAATGAATGCCTCCAAAAGGTTGGAGGAGGGAGTAATACTACATTTGCCAGGTTTCTAATGAGAAATATGACCCCTGCCCAGACCACTTGCGGTCATTAAGGATCACATTTCACTTTGAGATGTGTTTTCTTGCATCCTACCCAAATTGCAACTTGAGTAGTTACATTCTGCTCACTAAAATATCTCTGTGGTTTAATTGGAGAAGTTctgtttcccttcccctcttAAAAGCTTTGTTGTATAATGTTGTAGTGCTGTCATTATCTGTGCTGCATAATCTGTAGAGCACACACAAACCTCCCCAGTGAAAGCCTCCGAAGTTGCTGGCTTTCCACAGTAATAAACAGAATGAGGGGGAAAGTGGCATCTTGGGAACCTAGTTCAACATTGTCCCCCCATTTGAGTCGCTTGCCACCCTTGCAAAACATGTGACAATGCTGCAAGGGCAGCACTGCACATACGTAAATCACTGCACAAGACAAAGCATCAAGTGCCTGGTCCATGGCTTAAGGCCTTTGAGAATGGGCATGTTAGATTTAGTACTGTGATGGCACAGCCTGGAAACAAGCAATAATGTTAAAACACAGCATGGATGTGCAGACAGATTGTGTGTGCCATGACGTTTTGTGGATAAGATTTAGGTATTTTATGGGAAATGGGTTTTTAGTGGATGACATTCGGTGATAGAGAGGATGGAAAGAGATTgcagtttaattaaaatactaatCCCAAGTTTGACAATTTTTCTTGCCAGGTCAGCAGCCTGCATGTTCTGATTCCTGTGAATTAAATGGGCTGACAGTCGTCAGCTTCTTTGGAAATGCCTGTAAATCCAGCTAAAAATTAGCAAACATCAATATGTTTCCGAGCAGCTCGGAGCCAGGGGCATGACATGCAGCAGTCTTCCATCAATGTGCCTACAGGAGCCTTCCACAAGCTCCAGTTTAGTCCATTTGTGGCAGCGctcaaatacaaacaaaaagccccttGTTCTGCAGCAGGAGGTCACGTTTActgtcctgtgctgctgaaatctccctgctgtgctcctgttTTCCAGGTAGTTAAGCAGTGTTTCCACAGAGGTAGAGCTCATCTCCCACCAGCCATGAGgcttcctctgctctgtgccttcGTGTCGCTCATGAGCCTGTCCCGGTGCCGGGCTGTCAGCTTCCCTGAGGACGAGGACCCCATCAACGTTGTTGACTACCACTGTAAGTAATCTGCAAGTGGTGCTAAACACCAGGGAAAAAATTTTAAtgtggatttttaatttttttttccttgggaaattagaaaaaaaagtccGCTTCCTTTCAAATTGAAATGTGTTTACTGGCTTTGTATCTTTAATAGAACACTTaatcattttcttaaaaaagcaatcagaaatacagcaataacttcaggaaaaagaacatttgCTGACATTAGCcatctttttctcatttatattCAAGACATTATCCAAGGAATTTAGTTTAAACCCTTCTACACCTAGTATATACAGCTAATCAATGCCATATATTGATTCTTTAGCTCTATAATCCTGAGTGATGGTGTAGCCCATTTTTACTTGCAGATTCAAGGCAATATCCAGTATTTAGAGGACGCCCTTCAGGCAATGAATCTCAGCACAGACTGGACTTCCAACTAATGTTGAAAATTCGAGACACACTTTATATCACTGGCAGGTAATTTTCCTTCACTCAGTTCATTagattaaaatgcttttcttttctggttttgcatttATGTGTAAAATTCATTTAGAAAAATGTGCAGAATACGATAAAAATTAGAACTGGGAAAGGACTTCTCAGAGAAATACACCGTAGCTATGGCCAGTGCATGAAAATTGGATTTGAAGGCTGCAGTTACTGTAGTTAGGCTAAGACCAATGATCAAATGcgctttttcctcttttatctGCCTGATTAAAAACCTCTCCTGATAGTTTTAAACGTGGACTGACACGTCAGGGATGTAGGAAGTGAGGATAACACACTTGCATATTTACAGCCCAGGTTAGTCTTTAACTGGATGGGCAGGCAGAGATGGagagctgggcactgcaggtGCTGTTTAAGGACCACACCagtaaaaaccaaaaccaccccATGTTGCCCATGAACAACCTTCTCAGATTTGtattaaacacagaaaatcatAAGCATTTCATAGAAGTTTCTGGTCTCACACAACACTCTAAAAGTAGATTTAACTTAGCAAATACAGGACCACAGAATTAATCAATTTGCTGGtgtcttttttctctgcaaacagGGACCAGGTTTACACTGTAAACTTAAATGAAGTTCCAAAATCAGAAGTTACTCCAAGCAAGGTGAGTAGATGCAGGTGCTGGAAagggttttctttggttttaattttttttaagaattttctgtggaaaggatttcaaatgttcttttctgGTCTGATTTACCAGAAATTAACATGGAGATCaaggcagcaggacagagagaaTTGTGCTATGAAAGGCAAACATAAAGTAAGTTCAGCACATTATAGAAAAGTGACGGTAGTATTTATTGTATATGTGAAGTCTGTGATTAATGTATCTTACTCTCCTTTCAGGATGAATGCCATAACTTTATTAAAGTCTTTGTTCCAAGAAATGATGAGATGGTGTTTGTCTGTGGAACAAATGCATTTAACCCTATGTGCAGATACTATCGGGTAAGAATACTGAAGATGTCATTAATCTCATATTGATTTTGCTTGAACTGATTATGCTTTAGCAAATAGATCCAATGTGATTGAAGAGTGGTTCAAGgtgaaataaaaacagacagAAGCCAATATGCTGAATTAAGTTTTGTGGAAAGACAATCTTATGCTTTTGTGCCAGTGCACAAAATAGAAATGACACTATCACCCATTTAttcttcttctccagctgaataCCTTAGAGTATGATGGGGAGGAAATTAGTGGTTTGGCAAGATGCCCATTTGATGCCAGACAAACCAATGTCGCCCTCTTTGCTGGTAAGAACTTTTGCTTGTAATGAGTCTAAATGATTAATGACACCAAAGGAGCCAGAGAGCTCTTAAAGCAAGCACAAGAAAGTTAAAGGTGTCATGGTGCCCCTGCTCCTAAATTTTTAAAGGGCCTCCAAAGTATTAGAGGTTGACCTGCTAATAAATAGGTTGCAGCCATTTGGGGAAATGTGACAGTAAGAAACGGGGAAAAATACAGGCTAGTCAGAATTCTCTAGATTATTAAAGGCCTCTTAATACCATGTTTTAACTTCCGTTTTAGATGGAAAATTGTATTCAGCAACAGTAGCAGATTTCCTGGCAAGTGATGCTGTTATTTATCGCAGCATGGGGGATGGATCTGCATTAAGAACAATAAAGTATGATTCCAAATGGATAAAAGGTAATTTGGGGAGTATTTTCCCATACACATGGCAAATGTAATGTCAGTGGCACAGAAGGTCAGGTAATTCACAGCCAGCATGCTTTACACATATGCTACGATGTCAGCATGTATGGGACTTTCAGTATGGGAtcattacaataaaaaaaatgttaaatgcaaaaaaaaatttaaaaagcagaatttttgttAAATGCTTCAATAAATGAATTTGCAGTAACAAAATAGCATAGCTGAAATGCAATTTCTGTGAGGCCTTTTTACAGTCTAGTAGCCAACACTAAACACTTCCGGTTCATTTAAACCCCAGTGCACATTTGTCTGGACATCCTAAAGTATCTGGGAGACTGGAGCTCACATTGGCTGGCGTGGGCCCGGGGAGGAGCCAAGTCACACGGTGCAGTCAGCGTTGTGTGCCAGTTGAGTAGCTCTTTGAAGTaacttcttgctttttcttacaGAACCACACTTCCTCCATGCCATAGAATATGGGAACtatgtttatttcttcttcagagAAATTGCTGTAGAGCACAACACTTTAGGCAAGGTCGGTATTGCCACAGCGAGCTGTCGAGTAGCTGAGGGTCACAGCAGAAACATCATCCTAAAGCAACATCAGGAATAAGCACAGCTTACAGTGTGAAATAGGCACTAATACAAAGCTTGCACAGTTTTCCTATCATTGTAATTtacagggaggggaaaaaaaggagaaatagcgCAGTACAGTCTTCAGCCAAAAAGCTGGTTCTGGTCTCTAAGCCCTGCTGTAAGGCGAGCCCACTACAGGTATCTTTCAGTGTGCTGTTGCCTTAAGACTTGTGGCAAGTAATGGAAAATCTGAGGGTGTTTTCATGcttattaaagaaacaaaagaaaacaacacaaaagagGAGTTTCAAAGAAGTTTCTCTAATGTCCCTGGATATTGAATAATTCAGTCATGCCAGTACAGAGTATAATACTCATGTCTCACTGTGCAAGGATATTCtacaataaattattaaatCCTTTACACATGGTTAATTAAAGTCTTTAAATCTCACTAACAATATgattttgaagggaaaaaagggtgGGGACAAGCTGCGAAGATGCATTTGCTTTGTGATACATTAAGATGCCTGTGCACTATGAGATGAACACCATTTGCTTTCATCTTTTCTGTGCAGATAAATGGCAACTTCCTGTTAACAAAAttatctttgctttttattaacaGCTCAGAAACAAGCACAGTTCTCTTTGCATCTCTCAAGCCTTTCTCCCTTGTCCTTCCTGTTTTGCCCCTCACAGGCTGTGTATTCCCGGGTGGCACGCATCTGCAAAAATGACATGGGGGGGTCCCAGAGAGTCCTGGAGAAACACTGGACATCCTTTCTGAAAGCTCGGCTCAACTGCTCAGTTCCTGGGGATTCATTCTTCTACTTTGATGTTCTGCAGTCTATCACAGACATAATAGAAATCAATGGCGTGCCCACAGTTGTGGGTGTATTCACCACACAGCTTAACAGGTGAGAGATGAGCAACCTTACATCAAAGGTAGTTCTCTGGTTCTCTCTTACACTGAGATTGCTGCCATTGTAGTCTGAGTTCTTGCAactatttttctaattttacagTATCCCTGGTTCAGCAGTGTGTGCTTTCAGCATGGATGACATTGAGAAAGTCTTCAAAGGGAGatttaaagaacaaaagacTCCTGACTCTGTTTGGACAGCAGTACCTGAAGACAAAGTACCAAAGCCAAGGTAAAAGGTTCTTACTCATGATGTCATAACATTGTGCTTGTAAAGAGCTACCTTAAATCAGCTACACTCTTGAGTGCCTTGTTGGGTAAAACCCATAGTAGAACTTGACTCCTCGGCCATAAGGATGCTCATTAGCCGTCTGCCTTCTCTCATTAACCAAAATACCAAGAGGAAAACAACGTTGTTCTCATTTCAGACCTGGCTGCTGTGCAAAACATGGCCTAGCAGAGGCTTACAAAACCTCCATTGATTTCCCAGATGAAACACTCTCCTTCATCAAATCTCATCCTTTGATGGATTCAGCTGTTCCCTCAGTCACTGAGGAGCCCTGGTTTACCAAAACGCGTGTCAGGTATGACACTGTTCAACAATAACACATGTGAAAggtaaaacaagaaaacttgTTGTTAATGATAAACTTTTTGGTCTTGCTAGATACAGATTGACAGCAATAGCTGTAGACCACGCTGCTGGACCCTACCAGAACTACACAGTCATGTTTGTTGGCTCCGAAGCAGGAGTAGTACTTAAAATCTTGGCAAAGACCAGGCCCTTCTCTTTGAATGACAGCGTATTACTGGAAGAGATTGAAGCATATAATCCTGCAAAGTAAGTATTACCATAACATCTAAGCTCTTCATCTAGCACTTGGTACCTAGCTAAAAAAGATTGTGGCAAGCGAAAGCCAGCTCATTATCACCAACATCACCACTTGTTTGTCATTTCATCGTGCTCCTCATGTTGAATAACCTGAAAGTATTTGGTCACTTGCCATTTTGCATGGGTTGAATGAACAACCTAATTTCACTCCAGTGACGTCAGTCTAATTCTCCTGCAAATACTTCTGAAATGTCAGAAGTATCTGCTGAtggtaaaaagaaataatctgaGCTTATCTTCAGGGTTGCTCAAGAGTGACCAATAATGTATAAACTACATCTGATTGTTTTAAACTTGTTTATTCTGGCACAAAGAATTTGGGAGTTGAAGTGTTCCAATTAGACTCTACATCCAATACAGGATTCCTCTTCTGTTCTGTGAAGATATTTATGCTGACtgagagaacaaagaaaatggatttggatttttttttcctgcatagTTCAGCAAACTTGTCACCTAGCTGTAAATAGCAGCCAGAAGCTGGCATTTGATAACCCATAAGTTTGTTTAGAAATCACTCAACAAAGACTAGTAGTTTATATTTGTAAATTAAGAAGTCTGTTTTCAGTATCCACTCAGaccataaataaataaaatatttactgcaCAAGGTGCTATGGTCACTAGTGCAATGGCCTCCCATTCTCTTTGCTGAACAGGTGTAATGGAGAGAGCGAGGAGGACAGAAGAGTCATTTCCCTTCAGCTGGACAGAGACCACCATGCTCTGTTCGTGGCCTTCTCCAGCTGCGTCGTTAGAATTCCTCTGAGTCGGTGTGAGCGTCATGGGTCCTGTAAAAAGTATGGCTCCGTTTCTCAATTCCCTCTTAAAGGAAGGGCACCACCATCTCTTGGGAAGGAAGTAAAACATGCatgattttttggggtttttctcttGCAAGGGCATGTATTGCTTCACGGGACCCATACTGTGGCTGGTTAGACCATGAGACGTGTGGAAGAGTGACACCAGGCATGTTGTAAGTACTCCTTTTCAAATTATCCCAGCATCTCTACATATGCTTTACAGACTCCATGATCTCATATCCTGTGCATCTTCCCTTGCACACAGTTAATGaatctccatttttttaaagatgttttttttcagtgcactgTATATGTAAGAGAACAGAATGCTAAAGTCTGGCCTAATTCTGCAATCTTCGGGTGAAGACTTGCTTTCAGTGGGAGTTTTACATGTGCGGGAGAACGAGTAGAGCTGTAGGAAGAGCAGCTTGCAAAcctgagcagctcagagagGAGAGTGCAGAGGATCCCCTCCCAGGCATGCTCAAGGCCAGGGCACAGTCAATTGCAAATATGAAAGCACAGGATTCACAGTGGGAAGAGTAAGGTTGTGcctctgtgctggagctggggtgATATATATGCATACCAAAGGCATTTTGCACAAATCAAGTCTGTAATATATGGTGCATTAGCAGCTGTATCTTAAAAAGAGGCCTTTGTAGCAGGCCAGTGCAAAGTTTAACTAGTATAATTGGACGGTTGTATCTAAACCCAAGAGCATGCCCAATGGAGAAGACATGATGCAGTTGCTGAAAaaagggactttttttttctatttcctggcacaagcacacacagagagtTTTAAAGGCTGACTATAACTAACTTGTGCATTTTGTACCATTCTTTGGGCCATACACTGCCTGTCCTATATGTTTCTATTTGctgcttccagaaaaaaaagaactctcCATTTGTATCCTTACTAATACTGTTAATTGCAGGTTCTCTTTATTTGTTTCATACAACCACAGCACTGGAGGATACGTACAAGATGTCGAATATGGCAACACGGCGCAGCTTGGGGACTGCCATGGTAAGGCACAGTCACTGCTGCTCCTTTGTAGTGTCTCACCGTAGTCTGTGGCCACACCTCACTTTGGATGTTAAATTTCTGATGAGCTTTTCAGTAACATGATGAACACATCACCTGGTGTTACTGTGAATGTTCACAAAGCTGAGCTTTTTGGTCCTGGGTTGGCAGAgtttttgtctttccttcaCCGATTTACAACTATGTGGGGTCTACAGCAAAGtattgaagaaattattttttgtaaccagtaatattttagtttttatttcccATTACTCAGGTTTGAgatcttttgctttctttttgttacTTTTACTGATTACTTGTTCCTTTAATTCTTTTAGAAATTTTGCCTACTACAGCTACACCAGATTACAAAATATTTGGCGACCCAACATCTggttagttttttttaatttttttgaattAATGACCTTTACTTTCCTTCAGTTCAGCATTTtcagcccttttttccttccttttgcacAGTTGGCAATCCTCCATTTTTGTGCTTTTACTCATGTTCCCACTGATGGTAAAGATAGTCAGACTCTTCTCACTCAGCACTTCACCCTGTGTAGCCGCATGTTAACAGCTCATTATTTATTGAGACATCTTTTATTAAAGAGCCTGATTAACATAGATGACATCTTCACTGCACGAAGTCCACTAAGCTTTACTGTTTATCCCCAGCCATGCATTTGTGAATGCCCCTATTGGTCATCTCTAGTAGATGAATGGCAGAACTCCATCATCTTCCTCCCtacctctccttttctcttttccttctttcccagcAAGCTTTTtgcaaaaatacacattttctaaaatgtgtatttatatatttttgaaatgcTTTAAGTAGTTTGtgctaatggaaaaaaatttaacatCACAAGCTGTGTAGCTGAATGAGAACTTGTGTAGATAAAAGTGGCTTAGAAAAAAACCATTGTGCATTGCTGTCAGATGGACTTCCACATCCTTTTCTCCTCCACTGACTTTTCTGATAGTGTTTTCACATCCAGCCTTTGGTGTTCAGGGACACCCAGTGCTCCTCTGTTGAACTCAAGAGCAGAACCTGTGTTGACTTCAACAGGAGCAAGACTCAGCCCTTATTTTCCAGGCTTTGCTTCTGGAATTTGGGTCTTTGCTATCAAATCAAGGGCACATTTCTGACTTACAAGTATGAAAATAATCTATTTGTATGTTAAATTTGTAAGAGTGAAACAGGAacattgttttgtgttttgttttctgacattCTCATTTCTGTAACTTGACAAGAAGTTTGACACATGTATTTTCCAGATCTATTTACACATAATGCAAGTTAGAGACTCCCttaggaaagcaaaacaaacccatgTTACATGGAAATGCTGCCTGGCTTCTTGAGTGTTTACCAACTGAATTTTCAAAGTGATATTTTACGACACAGATAGAACTGAACCTTATTTTCAAGTCCTAAATGACCGTGCTTTTGAAGAAGTACATTTCTCAAGTCTAAACTTGAGCCATAGACCTTCATGCCTAAACCTTCTGTGACAGTGAACACAAAATACTTGTGTACAAACTAAACTGTGAATTGTAAACCCAGTTTGATGTGTTTCCACCTCCTGTGCGTTTTCACATAGGCTGTGGTGGTTCTGTTCAGCAAAGTACTACAGAAGAGCCAGAATCTATGCAATACTGCTCCTTAAGAACCATTACAAAATAGAGGTTAAAAACATTCCTTTTATCCCCACCTGCAAAAATGGCTCATTCAGCAGTTCCTGGTACACCATAATAGCGCTAATGGAGCTGATCTGGTTTCTCAGGCGTAACCTGTCATGAGTGTATATCTTTCCaagtaacttcttttttttttgaagatgtTTAAAAGGCAGCCAAATATGTTATCTCCAGTGAAGAATACAGCAATTAAATAGACTAAGTTGTGATTTTCACCCCCACAGTTGCTTACTTTAACTTTTGCACTGCTTTCATGTTTGACTTCTCTGGCTTTTCTGGCTAGCAGCTGTTGATGtttaaatgtactttttttgTACTTAAAGTTTTGAAGTATTGATTTTAATCAGCCATCTGTACTTCTGCAGAGTGTAGGGGGGGTCACATTTTGCTCTGATGTGTAACTCCCATTAAATACTGTCTCCAGCTATAGCTTAGATGTGCCATGAAACACATTAATAAAAATCTGTTTGCCACCACAGACATGGAGTTCTCCTCAGCTTCCATTACCACAATGGCAAGTATCCCAGTTATATCACCTAAAGTGATTGGTTCCTGGAAACCTAAAGTGACTGGCTCTCGGAAATTTGTAGTTCAAGATGACCCAAACACTTCTGATTATTCTGATCCATTATCAGGTGTCCCAAAGGGTAAGGCCTTACCAGGGAATACATTGCAGCTGAATGGAAACCTGATAGTCTCAGCATTGCCTAAGGCTTAAATGTAACAACCATGATTGTTGGGCTATATTTTACACCCATTTCCTGTGAATATGCAGACAGTGCAATCATGTTTTTCATACATACTTACTCTGTGGACAAAGTGCTGTTTAGAGCTTATAATGGGAAACACAGATAATAAGCTCAGCCTTTGATTCCTGGGATGTTTCAAAACTCCATTGAAATCAGTGGGAGTTCTGAATGCATTACAAAAAATCATCTTCAAGACTTACCTGCGTCTCTGTTTCGTGTTTTCAAACCAGTCTAGTGTGGTTCAGACTATTAGTCCTCATGAATGGTTGcttagttttggggtttttttcatttggactgggggcagtggggaagcagaAGACAAAGCAGAGCTCCGTGACAGATCCATGTGTTAAATGGGGCATATCCGAAACTCTGCTTGCCTGGAGCACGTTTCTGAAGAACGTGGGTCAGAGTAAGAATGTGCTGAATTTTTATTCTCTGGATATGAGCATCAGTTTACAGGTGATCTCAGTACATACTGAGACATGCAgaggttttaaactgaacaCAAAAACTGTATTCTGCCTGTAGTTAATCTTTCTGTTCACTTAGCTAAGTGAACCAGTGATTAGGCTGTTATGGCAACAGAGACTTTAATTCAGTAGGACTGTTGCAGTCAACCACAGAATCGAGAAGCTTCCAATCCCATAACCAAAACTTAACCCAAGTCTCCATCAGTGCACAGCACATGAGGTGACAGACATGTTTGCACAATTCTGTATTTACTGAAAAATCTCACCTGCCAAAAATCATTTGTGTTTTATTACCATTCACCAAAACATATCAGGTTTCCTATCAGCCATTATGGCAGTGCATTTGTCATTTTAATTTGTTGCAGCTATTTTTCGTTTTGCTCTAAGTTTTTATTATCATTTGCTCTTGGTTCTGAATCACATTTTGTGTCATAGCTATTAGTGAACTTGActcatgttttccttcttcttctgcACAGTGCCATTAAAACCTGTAACCCTGAACATTAATAGTGTTCAAAGGCCTTGCCTCTAACAAAAAGTGGATCTGTTCCTTCCCTCTTACTCTTTCATTTTAACATCTCTTGGGATAGTAACAGAATTACTTTCATTAGAAACTAACATTGTCTTAGCTGCAAGATGTCTGTGGTTGctttaaaaatcttaaaaaaaacaaagggagCTTGTtaatacacaaaaaaattaatcaaatatTCAACTTCTTAGTCTAAGCTACAAGTTTCTAAATTTTAACATTCTCTAATAACTTAACCTTtcaagttgtttttttaatgttatgcCAGTATTTATGTTCATTATTGgctaaaggaaataaaaatgaaataaaaaatcagtgCTCTAACAGAATCACATGATCCTGAACTCCCAAACTTGTACATGAATATAGTGCCAGGTGTGCACTCCGGGGCCAGCAA
The nucleotide sequence above comes from Pithys albifrons albifrons isolate INPA30051 chromosome 13, PitAlb_v1, whole genome shotgun sequence. Encoded proteins:
- the SEMA6D gene encoding semaphorin-6D isoform X3, with product MRLPLLCAFVSLMSLSRCRAVSFPEDEDPINVVDYHYSRQYPVFRGRPSGNESQHRLDFQLMLKIRDTLYITGRDQVYTVNLNEVPKSEVTPSKKLTWRSRQQDRENCAMKGKHKDECHNFIKVFVPRNDEMVFVCGTNAFNPMCRYYRLNTLEYDGEEISGLARCPFDARQTNVALFADGKLYSATVADFLASDAVIYRSMGDGSALRTIKYDSKWIKEPHFLHAIEYGNYVYFFFREIAVEHNTLGKAVYSRVARICKNDMGGSQRVLEKHWTSFLKARLNCSVPGDSFFYFDVLQSITDIIEINGVPTVVGVFTTQLNSIPGSAVCAFSMDDIEKVFKGRFKEQKTPDSVWTAVPEDKVPKPRPGCCAKHGLAEAYKTSIDFPDETLSFIKSHPLMDSAVPSVTEEPWFTKTRVRYRLTAIAVDHAAGPYQNYTVMFVGSEAGVVLKILAKTRPFSLNDSVLLEEIEAYNPAKCNGESEEDRRVISLQLDRDHHALFVAFSSCVVRIPLSRCERHGSCKKACIASRDPYCGWLDHETCGRVTPGMLFSLFVSYNHSTGGYVQDVEYGNTAQLGDCHEILPTTATPDYKIFGDPTSGVRWEVQSGESNQMVHMNVLITCVFAAFVLGAFIAGVAVYCYRDIFVRKSRKIHKDAESAQSCTDSSGSFAKLNGLFDSPVKEYQQNIDSPKLYTNLLTSRKELPPNGDTKSMMMDHRGQPPELAALPTPESTPVLQQKTLQAMKSQSDKGHGNLNASRKETPLKSPQFFPSSPPPHSPLSHGHIPSAIVLPNATHDYNTSFSNSNAHKADKKMQHIDHPLTKSSSKRDHRRSVDSRNTLNDFLKHLNETTNNPKAIMGDIQVAHQTLMLDPMGNMSEIPPKVPNREASLYSPPSTLPRNSPTKRVDVPTTPGVPMTSLERQRGYHKNSSQRHSISALPKNLNSPNGVLLSRQPSINRGGYMTPTAGTKMDYMQGMPVSVHLQPSLSRQSSYTSNGTLPRTGIKRTPSLKPDVPPKPSFVPQTTSVRPLNKYSY